In the Telopea speciosissima isolate NSW1024214 ecotype Mountain lineage chromosome 2, Tspe_v1, whole genome shotgun sequence genome, one interval contains:
- the LOC122649930 gene encoding uncharacterized protein LOC122649930: MTKDVLSTVFNFRCFCYILFLLSSVPSISFLCWSRFSRSCHLQNLFMPLEKKAPIDLLHFPAAWNSLSFSSNPPPKLLKIAVFVKKWPYRNLVGGLERHALTLHLALAKRGHELHIFTASSSNSSFPTYPQINMNFHLSKPTAAGYLDQAQIWNQFINQNTSGKPFDVVHTESVGLMHTRARNLSNLAVSWHGIAYETIHSDIIQELVRTPEEPQALALTKRAIKVVEEVKFFPRYSHHVATSDHAGDILKRIYMIPEERVHVILNGVDEEIFKPDTASGKDFRQKIGIPDSGALLFGMAGRLVKDKGHPIMFESLKQMFMEDETLQRRIFVLVAGQGPWADRYRDLGPNVLVLGPLEQKQLARFYNALDIFVNPTLRAQGLDHTLLEAMLSGKPVMATRLASITGSVIVGSEMGYTFSPTVNSLSKALYKVLGDGRGILVKKGEVARQRGLKLFAATTMAAAYERLFLCISSEKIERDNGHDYCRFPLLTDHEITK; encoded by the coding sequence ATGACAAAAGATGTGCTATCCACCGTCTTCAATTTCCGTTGCTTTTGCTacattctctttctcctctcttccgtCCCTTCTATCTCATTTCTCTGTTGGTCTCGTTTCTCACGCTCTTGCCATCTCCAAAACCTCTTCATGCCATTAGAGAAAAAAGCTCCCATAGATCTCTTACATTTTCCTGCTGCATGgaactctctctccttttcttcaaACCCACCTCCAAAGCTCCTCAAAATCGCTGTCTTTGTCAAGAAATGGCCGTACAGGAATCTTGTGGGAGGGCTTGAACGGCATGCCTTAACCCTTCACCTTGCCCTTGCAAAAAGAGGCCATGAACTTCACATCTTCACCGCATCCTCCTCAAATTCCTCTTTCCCTACATATCCACAAATCAACATGAATTTCCACCTATCAAAACCAACGGCCGCAGGTTACCTTGATCAAGCCCAGATTTGGAATCAGTTTATTAACCAAAACACTTCGGGGAAACCCTTTGATGTggttcacactgaaagtgtTGGTCTTATGCACACTCGAGCTCGGAATCTATCTAACCTTGCTGTTTCCTGGCATGGGATTGCATATGAAACCATACATTCTGACATCATCCAGGAACTTGTAAGGACTCCTGAAGAGCCCCAGGCATTAGCACTAACTAAGAGAGCCATTAAGGTTGTGGAAGAGGTGAAGTTCTTTCCACGTTATTCTCATCATGTTGCTACTAGTGATCATGCAGGAGATATACTGAAAAGAATTTACATGATCCCTGAAGAACGTGTTCATGTTATTCTTAATGGTGTAGATGAGGAAATCTTCAAGCCAGACACTGCAAGTGGCAAAGATTTTAGGCAGAAGATTGGCATTCCAGATTCAGGAGCTTTGCTCTTTGGGATGGCGGGGAGGTTAGTGAAGGATAAAGGACATCCAATAATGTTTGAATCTCTGAAGCAGATGTTCATGGAAGATGAGACTTTGCAGAGGAGAATCTTCGTTCTGGTTGCTGGACAAGGGCCCTGGGCTGATAGATACAGAGACCTTGGACCCAATGTTCTGGTTTTAGGGCCACTGGAACAAAAGCAACTGGCAAGGTTTTATAATGCATTGGACATCTTTGTGaacccaactcttcgagctcaAGGATTAGATCACACCTTGTTAGAAGCTATGCTTTCTGGTAAACCAGTAATGGCAACTAGACTTGCCAGCATAACAGGGTCTGTGATCGTTGGTTCTGAGATGGGTTATACATTTTCACCAACTGTAAATTCGTTGAGTAAGGCTCTTTATAAGGTTTTGGGAGATGGAAGAGGAATTCTGGTGAAGAAGGGTGAGGTGGCTAGACAGAGAGGTTTGAAGTTGTTTGCTGCTACTACGATGGCAGCTGCCTATGAAAGGCTCTTTTTATGCATATCTAGTGAAAAGATAGAAAGGGATAATGGGCATGACTATTGCAGGTTCCCACTTCTAACTGATCATGAAATAACCAAGTAG